In the genome of Pseudomonas protegens, one region contains:
- a CDS encoding ATP-binding protein, whose product MSDTPHFPLSAVVGAEGLKLALCLTAIDPKIGGVLIEGPRGMAKSTLARGLADLLASGQFVTLPLGASEERLVGTLDLDAALGEGRAQFSPGVLAKADGGVLYVDEVNLLPDHLVDLLLDVAASGTNLIERDGISHRHSAKFVLIGTMNPEEGELRPQLLDRFGLNVALSGQPAPEQRGQIIRRRLDFDSDPQGFCAQWAEPQAALRERCQRARAALADIPLDDQALALITERCFAAAVDGLRADLVWLRAARAHAAWRGAPAIAEEDIDAVAEFALRHRRRETPPSAPSSGSSPQAPASANANPSEGQGQWGEMPARALPTGARREVPSWPKKS is encoded by the coding sequence ATGAGCGACACCCCCCATTTCCCGCTGTCCGCCGTGGTCGGCGCCGAAGGCCTGAAACTGGCCCTGTGCCTGACCGCCATCGACCCGAAGATCGGCGGCGTGCTGATCGAAGGCCCACGAGGCATGGCCAAGTCGACCCTGGCCCGGGGCCTGGCCGACCTGTTGGCCAGCGGGCAGTTCGTCACCTTGCCCCTGGGCGCCAGCGAAGAACGCCTGGTGGGCACCCTGGACCTGGATGCCGCCCTGGGTGAAGGCCGTGCGCAGTTTTCCCCGGGGGTGCTGGCCAAGGCCGACGGCGGCGTGCTCTACGTCGATGAAGTCAACCTGCTGCCCGATCACCTGGTGGACCTGCTGCTGGACGTGGCCGCCAGCGGCACCAACCTGATCGAGCGCGACGGCATTTCCCATCGCCATTCGGCGAAGTTCGTGCTGATTGGCACCATGAACCCGGAAGAGGGCGAACTGCGTCCGCAACTGCTGGACCGCTTCGGCCTCAACGTCGCCCTCAGCGGCCAGCCCGCCCCCGAACAGCGCGGGCAGATCATTCGCCGCCGGCTGGATTTCGACAGCGATCCCCAGGGGTTCTGCGCCCAGTGGGCCGAACCCCAGGCGGCGTTGCGCGAGCGCTGCCAGCGGGCGCGGGCCGCCCTGGCCGACATCCCGCTGGACGACCAGGCCCTGGCGCTGATCACCGAGCGCTGCTTTGCCGCCGCCGTGGACGGCCTGCGCGCCGACCTGGTCTGGCTGCGCGCGGCCCGCGCCCATGCCGCCTGGCGCGGCGCCCCGGCGATTGCCGAGGAGGATATCGACGCCGTGGCCGAGTTCGCCTTGCGCCACCGGCGGCGGGAGACGCCGCCCAGCGCGCCGTCATCAGGCTCAAGCCCCCAGGCACCGGCGTCCGCCAACGCCAACCCCAGCGAAGGCCAGGGTCAATGGGGTGAAATGCCGGCCCGGGCCTTGCCCACCGGCGCCCGCCGTGAAGTGCCGAGCTGGCCAAAAAAGTCCTAG
- a CDS encoding CbtA family protein, which translates to MIKRIAQTAGFTGLLAALLLTLLQSFWVAPLILQAETYEKAPAAEVHEHAEGAMAGHSHDAEAWEPEDGWQRTLSTTGGNLVVAVGFALMLAGLYTLRAPNRVSQGLLWGLAGYATFCLAPTLGLPPELPGTAAADLAQRQIWWVGTAASTAVGIALIVFAQNWLLKILGAAIIAVPHVIGAPQPLVHSMLAPEELEAQFKIASQLTNAAFWLALGLISAWLFRRKNTDLYPA; encoded by the coding sequence ATGATCAAGCGTATCGCGCAAACCGCGGGGTTCACCGGGTTGCTGGCCGCCCTGTTGCTGACCCTGCTGCAAAGCTTCTGGGTCGCCCCGCTGATTCTGCAGGCGGAAACCTATGAAAAGGCCCCGGCGGCCGAAGTCCACGAACACGCCGAAGGCGCCATGGCCGGTCACAGCCATGATGCCGAGGCCTGGGAGCCGGAAGACGGCTGGCAGCGCACCCTGTCCACCACCGGCGGCAATCTGGTGGTGGCGGTCGGCTTCGCCCTGATGCTGGCCGGGCTCTATACCCTGCGCGCGCCCAATCGCGTCTCTCAGGGCCTGCTCTGGGGACTGGCCGGTTATGCGACCTTCTGCCTGGCGCCAACCCTGGGCCTGCCACCGGAGTTGCCGGGCACCGCTGCCGCCGACCTGGCGCAACGGCAGATCTGGTGGGTCGGCACCGCCGCTTCCACTGCGGTGGGTATTGCCCTGATCGTGTTCGCCCAGAACTGGCTGCTGAAGATCCTCGGCGCAGCCATCATCGCCGTGCCCCATGTGATCGGCGCGCCACAGCCGCTAGTGCATTCGATGCTGGCCCCGGAAGAGCTGGAAGCGCAGTTCAAGATCGCCTCGCAGTTGACCAATGCGGCGTTCTGGCTGGCCCTCGGGCTGATCAGCGCCTGGCTGTTCCGACGCAAGAACACGGACCTGTACCCGGCATGA
- the cobM gene encoding precorrin-4 C(11)-methyltransferase, whose product MTVYFIGAGPGDPELITVKGQRLIHRCPVIIYAGSLVPEAVLEGHSAIRVINSAELHLEQIIEAIRHAHDQGQDVARVHSGDPSLYGAIGEQIRCLRELGIPFEIIPGVTATAACAALLGAELTLPDVSQSVILTRYADKTAMPAGEEFASLAAHGATMAIHLGVNHLEKIVAELLPHYGADCPIAVVHRATWPDQDWALGTLADIADKVAAKGFRRTALILVGRVLATDVFSESSLYRAGHAHLYRP is encoded by the coding sequence ATGACTGTCTATTTCATCGGTGCCGGCCCCGGCGACCCGGAGCTGATCACCGTCAAGGGCCAGCGCCTGATCCATCGCTGCCCGGTGATCATCTATGCCGGCTCGCTGGTGCCCGAGGCCGTCCTCGAAGGTCACAGCGCGATACGAGTGATCAACAGCGCCGAGCTGCACCTGGAACAGATCATCGAGGCGATCAGGCACGCCCACGACCAGGGCCAGGATGTGGCCCGGGTGCATTCCGGCGACCCGAGCCTGTACGGCGCCATTGGCGAACAGATTCGCTGCCTGCGGGAGCTGGGCATTCCCTTCGAGATCATCCCTGGCGTCACCGCCACCGCCGCCTGCGCCGCATTGCTGGGGGCCGAACTGACCCTGCCGGATGTGTCCCAGAGCGTGATCCTGACCCGCTATGCGGACAAGACCGCCATGCCGGCCGGTGAAGAATTCGCCAGCCTCGCGGCCCACGGCGCCACCATGGCGATTCACCTGGGGGTCAACCACCTGGAGAAGATCGTCGCCGAACTGCTGCCCCATTACGGCGCCGACTGCCCGATTGCCGTGGTGCACCGGGCTACCTGGCCGGACCAGGACTGGGCCCTGGGCACCCTGGCGGACATTGCCGACAAAGTCGCGGCCAAGGGCTTCCGGCGCACGGCGCTGATCCTGGTAGGCCGGGTGCTGGCCACGGATGTTTTCAGCGAGTCATCGCTGTACCGCGCCGGGCACGCACACCTCTACCGCCCCTGA
- the cobW gene encoding cobalamin biosynthesis protein CobW, producing MKTLAKLPVTIVTGFLGSGKTTLLRHMLDNAQGRRIAVIVNEFGELGIDGEILKQCAIGCTEEEASGRVYELANGCLCCTVQEEFFPVMRELVARRGDLDHILIETSGLALPKPLVQAFQWPEIRSACTVDAVITVVDSPAVAAGTFAAFPEQVDAQRKLDPNLDHESPLHELFADQLSSADLVILNKTDLINPEDLAKVRLEVAEELPPAVKVIEASSGRLPLDVLLGLGAGSEEHIDGRHSHHDHHHDGDDDHDDHDHDAFDSISIELPQADESLLLDALTQLVVKHGILRVKGFAAIPNKPMRLLIQGVGTRFDKHFDRKWGADEARTTRLVLIGQELDAAQLEAQLRAALSV from the coding sequence ATGAAAACACTGGCCAAACTTCCCGTCACCATCGTCACCGGCTTCCTTGGCTCGGGTAAGACCACCTTGCTGCGGCACATGCTGGACAACGCCCAGGGCCGGCGCATCGCGGTGATCGTCAACGAGTTCGGCGAGCTGGGCATCGACGGCGAGATCCTCAAGCAATGCGCCATCGGCTGCACCGAGGAAGAGGCCAGCGGTCGTGTCTACGAGCTGGCCAACGGTTGCCTGTGCTGCACCGTGCAGGAAGAGTTCTTCCCGGTGATGCGCGAACTGGTGGCGCGTCGCGGCGACCTGGACCACATCCTTATCGAAACTTCCGGCCTGGCCCTGCCCAAGCCCCTGGTCCAGGCCTTCCAGTGGCCGGAAATCCGCAGCGCCTGCACCGTCGACGCGGTGATCACCGTGGTCGACAGCCCGGCCGTGGCCGCCGGCACCTTCGCCGCGTTCCCCGAGCAAGTGGACGCCCAGCGCAAGCTCGACCCCAACCTGGACCACGAATCGCCGCTGCACGAGCTGTTCGCCGACCAGCTGTCCAGCGCCGACCTGGTGATCCTCAACAAGACCGACCTGATCAACCCCGAAGACCTGGCCAAGGTGCGCCTGGAAGTGGCCGAGGAGCTGCCGCCGGCGGTGAAAGTCATCGAAGCCAGCAGCGGCCGCCTGCCCCTGGACGTGCTGCTGGGCCTGGGCGCCGGTTCCGAGGAACACATCGACGGCCGCCACAGCCACCACGACCATCACCACGACGGCGATGACGATCACGACGACCACGATCACGACGCCTTCGACTCCATCTCCATCGAGCTGCCCCAGGCCGACGAAAGCCTGCTGCTGGACGCCCTGACCCAGCTGGTGGTCAAGCACGGCATCCTGCGGGTCAAGGGCTTTGCCGCGATCCCCAACAAGCCGATGCGCCTGCTGATCCAGGGCGTGGGCACGCGCTTCGACAAGCACTTCGACCGCAAGTGGGGCGCTGACGAAGCCCGCACCACGCGCCTGGTGCTGATCGGCCAGGAACTGGACGCCGCCCAACTCGAAGCGCAACTGCGCGCCGCCCTCAGCGTGTAA
- the nfuA gene encoding Fe-S biogenesis protein NfuA translates to MSAITITDAAHDYLADLLSKQNTPGIGIRIFITQPGTQYAETCIAYCKPGEEKPEDKALGLKSFTAYIDAFSEAFLDDAVVDYATDRMGGQLTIKAPNAKVPMVNADSPINERINYYLQTEINPGLASHGGQVSLIDVVDDGIAVLQFGGGCQGCGQADVTLKEGIERTLLERIPELKGVRDVTDHTQKENAYY, encoded by the coding sequence ATGAGCGCCATAACCATTACCGACGCCGCCCACGATTATCTGGCTGATCTGCTGTCCAAGCAGAACACCCCGGGGATCGGCATCCGCATCTTCATCACCCAGCCAGGGACTCAGTACGCCGAGACCTGCATCGCCTATTGCAAGCCGGGCGAAGAGAAACCCGAAGACAAGGCCCTGGGCCTGAAAAGCTTCACCGCCTACATCGACGCCTTCAGCGAAGCTTTCCTCGATGACGCGGTGGTCGACTACGCCACCGACCGCATGGGCGGCCAGCTGACCATCAAGGCGCCCAACGCCAAGGTGCCGATGGTCAATGCCGACAGCCCGATCAACGAGCGCATCAACTACTACCTGCAAACCGAGATCAACCCCGGGCTGGCCAGCCACGGCGGCCAGGTCAGTCTGATCGACGTCGTTGACGACGGCATCGCCGTGCTGCAATTCGGCGGTGGTTGCCAGGGCTGCGGCCAGGCCGACGTCACCTTGAAGGAAGGTATCGAACGCACCCTGCTTGAGCGCATCCCTGAGCTCAAGGGCGTGCGCGACGTCACCGACCACACGCAGAAAGAAAACGCCTACTACTAA
- the cobN gene encoding cobaltochelatase subunit CobN, whose protein sequence is MHLLRTQPGGFVSDDNIADLGQTPAELVILCSGDSSLALLADAAEQLPEDYPSFRLANPMQVQNHASVDLYVDQVLRHAKVILISLHGGIGYWRYGVERLVELSLRGVQLILVPGDDRPDPELSDLSTVGPVERDRLWQFLRQGGRDNALNFYRCLASGLLGRDYPWSEPQTLPRTAIYHPHKSQATLSDWQADWQPGQAVAALLFYRSHLQAANTGFIDLFCQRLQAAGLNPLPIAVASLKEPGCLSQVEDWLDATAAGVILNTTGFAQSSPEAPHLRPFRRNIPVIQAICAQDNEPGWRDSEQGLGPRDLAMHIALPELDGRIISRPISFKDLAWRSERSQSDVVCYRGQPERMDFVAELARRWVELGRLDNGHKRIALVLANYPTRDGRIGNGVGLDTPAAALNILKALHAEGYPLPAELPASGTELIQRLLGGVSNDLDSIDLRPCQQSLALDDYALMFQALPEANREAVLQRWGAPQQDPMCRDGRMMIAGLRFGLTFVGIQPARGYQVDPSAVYHDPDLVPPHGYLAFYFWLRQAYGAHALIHVGKHGNLEWLPGKGVGLSENCWPDALLGPLPNIYPFIVNDPGEGAQAKRRTQAVIIDHLMPPLTRAETYGPLRNLELLADEYYEAQLLDPRRARELQRDILQLVRETHIDRELQLEGALDSDADAAIWLPRLDTYLCDLKESQIRDGLHVFGESPEGRLRLDTLLALLRIPRGDGKGAHASLLRALAKAFELGFDPLDCALAEPWTGRRPQPLRQISEALWRTAGDVRERLELYAAELIEAALQGPVAQLDEPGWEPVQSIIDGLREVVAPRLDACGPAEMHGLLEALNGRFVPAGPSGAPSRGRLDVLPTGRNFYSVDVRNLPTTTAWRIGFQSANLILERHLQDHGDHLLQLGLSVWGTATMRTGGDDIAQAMALMGVRPVWATGSQRVDDFEILPLSLLDRPRVDVTLRVSGFFRDAFANLIRLFDAAVQAVAALDEPEDMNPLAARVRAEREALIASGLEQDAAARQAGWRIFGAKPGAYGAGVQGAIDGRLWQSREDLAEVYLNWGGYAYGGSDEGTAAREQFATRLSQVQAVLQNQDNREHDLLDSNDYYQFQGGMLAAVESLSGAKAASYHGDHSQPDLPKIRTLKEELNRVIRSRAANPKWIEGVKRHGYKGAFEMAATLDNLFAFDATTELIDDHQYALLADAYLLDDSTREFVRQHNPHALRDMTERLLEAQQRGLWQEPGDYREALEHLLLDIEEDS, encoded by the coding sequence ATGCACCTGCTCAGGACCCAGCCCGGCGGTTTCGTCTCGGATGACAACATTGCCGACCTTGGACAAACCCCCGCCGAGCTGGTGATCCTGTGCAGCGGCGATTCCAGCCTGGCGCTGCTGGCCGATGCCGCCGAGCAGTTGCCCGAGGATTACCCGAGCTTTCGCCTGGCCAACCCGATGCAGGTGCAGAACCACGCCTCGGTGGATCTGTATGTGGATCAGGTGCTGCGCCACGCCAAGGTCATCCTGATTTCCCTGCACGGCGGCATCGGCTACTGGCGTTACGGCGTCGAGCGGCTGGTGGAGCTGTCCCTGCGCGGGGTGCAGTTGATCCTGGTGCCGGGGGACGACCGCCCGGACCCGGAACTCAGCGACCTGAGCACCGTGGGCCCCGTCGAGCGCGATCGCCTGTGGCAGTTCCTGCGCCAGGGCGGGCGCGACAACGCGCTGAATTTCTATCGCTGCCTGGCCAGCGGCCTGCTGGGGCGCGACTACCCCTGGAGCGAACCGCAAACCCTGCCACGCACGGCGATCTATCACCCACACAAAAGCCAGGCCACTCTCAGCGACTGGCAGGCTGATTGGCAGCCGGGGCAAGCCGTGGCCGCGCTGCTGTTCTACCGCTCCCACCTGCAAGCGGCCAACACCGGCTTTATCGACCTGTTCTGCCAGCGTTTGCAGGCGGCAGGGCTCAATCCGTTGCCGATCGCCGTGGCCAGCCTCAAGGAGCCCGGCTGCCTGAGCCAGGTGGAAGACTGGCTGGATGCAACCGCGGCCGGGGTGATCCTCAATACCACCGGCTTTGCCCAGTCCAGCCCTGAGGCCCCGCACCTGCGGCCGTTCCGGCGCAACATTCCGGTGATCCAGGCGATCTGCGCCCAGGACAACGAGCCCGGCTGGCGCGACAGCGAGCAGGGCCTGGGCCCGCGAGACCTGGCCATGCACATCGCCTTGCCGGAACTGGACGGGCGCATCATCAGCCGGCCCATCAGCTTCAAGGACCTGGCCTGGCGCAGCGAGCGCAGCCAGTCGGACGTGGTGTGCTACCGCGGCCAGCCCGAGCGCATGGATTTCGTCGCCGAACTGGCCCGGCGCTGGGTCGAGCTGGGGCGCCTGGACAACGGCCACAAGCGCATTGCCCTGGTGTTGGCCAACTACCCGACCCGCGACGGGCGCATTGGCAACGGCGTCGGCCTGGACACCCCGGCGGCGGCGCTGAACATCCTCAAGGCGCTGCACGCCGAAGGCTATCCGCTGCCGGCCGAACTGCCGGCCAGCGGCACCGAGTTGATCCAGCGGTTGCTCGGCGGGGTCAGCAACGACCTGGACAGCATTGACCTGCGTCCGTGCCAGCAAAGCCTGGCCCTGGATGACTACGCGCTGATGTTCCAGGCCCTGCCCGAGGCCAACCGCGAGGCGGTGCTGCAGCGCTGGGGCGCACCGCAGCAAGACCCGATGTGCCGCGATGGGCGGATGATGATCGCCGGCCTGCGCTTTGGCCTGACCTTCGTCGGCATCCAGCCGGCCCGGGGTTATCAGGTGGACCCCAGCGCGGTCTACCACGACCCGGATCTGGTGCCGCCCCACGGCTACCTGGCGTTCTACTTCTGGCTGCGCCAGGCCTACGGCGCCCATGCGCTGATCCACGTCGGCAAGCACGGCAACCTGGAATGGCTGCCGGGCAAGGGCGTCGGCCTCTCGGAAAACTGCTGGCCGGATGCGCTGCTGGGGCCGCTGCCGAACATCTACCCGTTCATCGTCAACGACCCGGGGGAGGGCGCCCAGGCCAAGCGCCGCACCCAGGCGGTGATCATCGACCACCTGATGCCGCCGCTGACCCGTGCCGAAACCTACGGCCCGCTGCGTAACCTGGAGCTGCTGGCGGACGAGTACTACGAAGCCCAACTGCTGGACCCACGTCGCGCCCGCGAGCTGCAACGGGACATCCTGCAACTGGTGCGCGAAACCCATATCGACCGCGAGCTGCAACTGGAAGGCGCGCTCGACAGCGACGCCGATGCGGCGATCTGGCTGCCGCGCCTGGACACCTACCTGTGCGACCTCAAGGAGTCGCAGATCCGCGATGGTCTGCATGTGTTCGGCGAATCCCCCGAGGGCCGCCTGCGCCTCGACACCCTGCTGGCCCTGCTGCGCATTCCCCGGGGCGATGGCAAGGGCGCCCATGCCAGCCTGCTGCGGGCCTTGGCCAAGGCCTTCGAGCTGGGCTTCGATCCGCTGGATTGCGCCCTGGCCGAACCCTGGACCGGGCGCCGCCCGCAACCGTTGCGGCAGATCAGCGAGGCGCTGTGGCGCACCGCCGGCGACGTGCGCGAGCGCCTGGAGCTGTATGCCGCCGAGTTGATCGAGGCGGCGCTCCAGGGCCCGGTGGCGCAGTTGGATGAACCCGGCTGGGAGCCGGTGCAGAGCATTATCGACGGCTTGCGCGAGGTGGTCGCGCCGCGCCTGGACGCCTGCGGCCCGGCGGAAATGCACGGCCTGCTGGAGGCACTGAACGGGCGTTTTGTCCCCGCCGGACCCAGCGGCGCACCCAGCCGTGGCCGTCTGGACGTGCTGCCCACCGGGCGCAACTTCTATTCGGTGGATGTGCGCAACCTGCCCACCACCACCGCCTGGCGCATCGGTTTCCAGTCGGCCAACCTGATCCTCGAACGCCACCTGCAGGACCACGGCGATCACCTGCTGCAACTGGGCCTGTCGGTGTGGGGCACCGCGACCATGCGCACCGGCGGCGACGACATCGCCCAGGCCATGGCCCTGATGGGCGTGCGTCCGGTGTGGGCCACCGGCAGCCAGCGGGTCGATGACTTTGAGATCCTGCCCTTGAGCCTGCTGGACCGGCCACGGGTCGACGTGACCCTGCGGGTGTCCGGGTTCTTCCGCGACGCCTTCGCCAACCTGATCCGCCTGTTCGACGCGGCGGTGCAAGCGGTGGCGGCCCTCGATGAGCCCGAGGACATGAATCCGCTGGCGGCCAGGGTCCGCGCCGAGCGCGAGGCCTTGATCGCCTCGGGCCTGGAGCAGGACGCGGCCGCGCGTCAGGCCGGCTGGCGGATTTTCGGTGCCAAACCCGGGGCTTATGGCGCCGGGGTCCAGGGCGCCATCGACGGTCGCCTTTGGCAGAGCCGCGAAGACCTGGCCGAGGTCTACCTGAACTGGGGCGGCTACGCCTATGGCGGCAGCGATGAGGGCACCGCCGCCCGCGAGCAGTTCGCCACCCGCCTGAGCCAGGTGCAGGCGGTGCTACAGAATCAGGACAACCGCGAGCACGACCTGCTCGATTCCAACGACTACTACCAGTTCCAGGGCGGCATGCTGGCGGCGGTGGAAAGCCTCAGCGGGGCCAAGGCTGCCAGCTACCACGGCGACCACAGCCAGCCGGACCTGCCGAAGATCCGCACCCTCAAGGAAGAACTGAACCGGGTGATCCGCTCCCGGGCGGCCAATCCGAAGTGGATCGAAGGGGTCAAGCGCCATGGCTACAAGGGCGCCTTCGAAATGGCCGCGACCCTGGACAACCTGTTCGCCTTCGACGCCACCACCGAGCTGATCGACGATCACCAGTACGCCTTGCTGGCCGATGCCTATCTGCTGGACGACTCGACCCGCGAGTTCGTCCGCCAGCATAATCCCCACGCCCTGCGCGACATGACCGAGCGCCTGCTGGAGGCCCAGCAGCGCGGCTTGTGGCAAGAGCCCGGCGATTATCGTGAAGCCCTGGAGCACCTGCTGCTGGATATAGAAGAAGATTCCTGA
- a CDS encoding CbtB-domain containing protein: protein MSIISSTSHSASSTSTLSQRLVAAIGASILGACLVYFAGFSHIEAVHNAAHDTRHSAAFPCH, encoded by the coding sequence ATGTCGATCATCAGCAGCACCAGCCATTCCGCCAGCAGCACCTCCACCCTGAGCCAACGCCTGGTGGCCGCCATCGGCGCTTCGATCCTCGGCGCCTGCCTGGTGTACTTCGCCGGTTTTTCCCATATCGAAGCGGTGCACAACGCGGCCCACGATACCCGCCACAGCGCTGCCTTCCCTTGCCACTGA
- a CDS encoding cobalamin biosynthesis protein — translation MIERRAAPTLVVGLGCQKGCSVTTLRALLEQVLQAHGLESGQLLALASIDLKRNEPGLLQLAEQLALPLTCFSSSQLAPYAPRLSHRSPIAFEHSGCYGVAESAALALAELLSAGPAELLVPRQKCAQATLALATAR, via the coding sequence ATGATCGAAAGGCGCGCAGCGCCGACCCTGGTGGTCGGCCTGGGCTGCCAGAAAGGCTGCTCGGTGACCACGCTGCGCGCCCTGCTTGAGCAGGTGCTGCAAGCCCACGGCCTGGAGAGCGGGCAATTGCTGGCCCTGGCCAGTATCGACCTCAAGCGCAACGAACCCGGACTGCTACAACTGGCAGAACAGCTGGCCCTGCCGCTGACGTGCTTCAGCAGCAGTCAACTGGCGCCTTATGCCCCGCGCCTGAGCCATCGTTCGCCCATCGCCTTCGAGCACAGTGGCTGCTATGGCGTCGCTGAAAGCGCCGCCCTGGCACTGGCTGAACTGCTGTCCGCTGGCCCGGCCGAACTGCTGGTTCCCAGGCAAAAATGCGCCCAGGCCACCCTGGCATTGGCCACTGCCCGGTAG
- a CDS encoding fatty acid cis/trans isomerase, producing MPYRFVVASALLLLSSWCMAQGPAPAISYTRDIQPIFTEKCVACHACYDSACQLNLGSGEGAGRGASKIPVYDGERSQAQAPTRLFYDASGKAAWQRQGFYSVLDAQGSQAALMARMLELGHRTPLQPNAKLPSDIALGLSRENMCPQPAEFDAYAGAHPKEGMPLAVTGLTDQQYQTLQRWLASGAPIDEQGLAPSARESLQVAQWENLLNAPGARESLVARWLYEHWFLAHIYFEGGEPGHFFQWVRSRTPSGQPIDLINTRRPNDDPGTQVYYRLWPVQGVIVHKTHITYPLSAAKMARVKTLFYSGDWQVTALPGYGPARRANPFETFEAIPAKARYQFMLDNAEYFVRTFIRGPVCRGQIATDVIRDNFWALFQAPEHDLYITDPAYRGQATPLLAMPGQNDDVGSVLSLWLAYRDKRNEYEALRRDFYAHAPAPSWSSLWAGNDNALLSIFRHFDSASVTKGLIGEVPQTMWLFDYPLLERTYYQLAVNFDVFGNVSHQAQTRLYFDLIRNGAEQNFLRLMPAGTREDFLDDWYQNSGKFKMWLDYESIDDGKRSALKLDPKDPKKDFAKQLLARYGELNAKPDPINRCDGAYCSRPNIDPALQDAEQALSRLASRPAAGLKVIEQLPEATLLRVQAPSGKREFYSMLRNRAHSNVAFMLGESLRYQPGLDTLTIFPGILSSYPNFMFNVPAEQVPAFVDALQAVSDGASFEKVVERWGIRRSHPQFWQYFHDQTRYLQEVDPLEAGVMDMNRYENL from the coding sequence ATGCCGTACCGTTTTGTCGTTGCCAGCGCTTTGCTGCTGCTCAGTTCATGGTGCATGGCCCAAGGTCCGGCACCGGCCATTTCCTACACCCGCGACATCCAGCCGATCTTTACCGAGAAGTGCGTGGCCTGCCATGCCTGCTACGACTCTGCCTGTCAGCTCAACCTGGGCAGCGGCGAGGGGGCCGGGCGCGGCGCGTCGAAGATTCCGGTGTACGACGGCGAGCGCAGTCAGGCGCAGGCACCAACCCGGCTGTTCTATGACGCCAGCGGCAAGGCGGCCTGGCAGCGCCAGGGCTTTTATTCGGTGCTCGACGCCCAGGGCAGCCAGGCGGCGCTGATGGCGCGGATGCTCGAACTCGGTCATCGCACCCCGCTGCAACCCAACGCCAAGCTACCCAGTGACATCGCCCTGGGCCTGAGCCGGGAAAACATGTGTCCGCAGCCGGCGGAGTTCGACGCCTATGCCGGCGCCCACCCGAAAGAGGGCATGCCGCTGGCGGTCACCGGCCTCACCGACCAGCAATACCAGACCCTGCAGCGCTGGCTGGCTTCCGGCGCGCCGATCGACGAACAGGGCCTGGCCCCCAGTGCCCGGGAAAGCCTGCAAGTGGCGCAGTGGGAGAACCTGCTCAACGCCCCCGGCGCCCGGGAAAGCCTGGTGGCGCGCTGGCTCTACGAGCACTGGTTCCTCGCCCATATCTATTTTGAAGGCGGCGAGCCGGGGCACTTCTTCCAGTGGGTGCGCTCGCGTACCCCCAGCGGCCAGCCGATCGACCTGATCAACACCCGCCGCCCCAACGACGACCCGGGCACCCAGGTGTATTACCGCCTGTGGCCGGTGCAAGGGGTGATCGTGCACAAGACCCACATCACCTACCCGTTGAGCGCGGCGAAGATGGCCCGGGTCAAGACCCTGTTCTACAGCGGCGACTGGCAGGTCACCGCCTTGCCGGGCTACGGGCCGGCGCGCCGGGCCAACCCGTTCGAAACCTTCGAAGCGATTCCGGCCAAGGCCCGCTACCAGTTCATGCTGGATAACGCCGAGTACTTCGTGCGCACCTTTATTCGTGGCCCGGTGTGTCGCGGGCAGATCGCCACCGATGTGATTCGCGATAATTTCTGGGCGCTGTTCCAGGCCCCGGAACACGACCTGTACATCACCGATCCGGCCTATCGCGGCCAGGCCACGCCACTGCTGGCCATGCCCGGGCAGAACGACGACGTCGGCAGCGTGCTCAGCCTGTGGCTGGCCTACCGCGACAAGCGCAACGAATACGAGGCCCTGCGCCGCGACTTTTATGCCCATGCCCCGGCACCGAGCTGGTCGAGCCTGTGGGCCGGCAACGACAACGCGTTGCTGAGCATCTTCCGCCACTTCGACAGTGCCTCGGTGACCAAGGGCCTGATCGGCGAGGTGCCGCAAACGATGTGGCTGTTCGACTACCCGCTGCTGGAGCGCACCTACTATCAGCTGGCGGTGAATTTCGACGTGTTCGGCAACGTCTCCCACCAGGCCCAGACCCGGTTGTACTTCGACCTGATCCGCAACGGCGCCGAGCAGAACTTCCTGCGCCTGATGCCTGCCGGCACCCGCGAGGACTTCCTCGACGATTGGTACCAGAACAGCGGCAAGTTCAAGATGTGGCTGGATTACGAGTCCATCGACGACGGCAAGCGCAGCGCGCTGAAGCTCGACCCCAAGGACCCGAAAAAGGACTTCGCCAAGCAGTTGCTGGCCCGCTACGGCGAGCTCAACGCCAAGCCGGACCCGATCAACCGCTGTGACGGCGCCTACTGTTCGCGCCCGAACATCGACCCGGCGCTGCAGGATGCCGAACAGGCCCTGAGCCGCCTGGCGTCGCGTCCGGCGGCGGGGCTCAAGGTCATCGAGCAGTTGCCGGAGGCGACCCTGCTGCGGGTCCAGGCCCCGAGCGGCAAGCGCGAGTTCTACAGCATGCTGCGCAACCGCGCCCACAGTAACGTGGCCTTCATGCTCGGCGAGTCGCTGCGTTACCAGCCGGGCCTGGACACCCTGACGATTTTCCCGGGGATTCTCAGCAGTTACCCGAACTTCATGTTCAACGTTCCGGCCGAGCAGGTGCCGGCCTTTGTCGATGCGCTGCAGGCGGTGAGCGATGGCGCAAGTTTCGAGAAGGTCGTCGAGCGCTGGGGCATCCGCCGCAGCCATCCGCAGTTCTGGCAGTACTTTCACGATCAGACCCGCTACCTGCAGGAAGTCGATCCGCTGGAAGCCGGGGTCATGGACATGAACCGTTACGAAAACCTCTGA